The Brachybacterium huguangmaarense genome contains a region encoding:
- a CDS encoding TetR/AcrR family transcriptional regulator, with protein sequence MTTAEPGTRRGRRNDPERRDRIIDACLDVIAEHGVAGASHRRIAAAAGVPLGSMTYHFEGIDSLLHDAFTRFSTSVSEGFERRMTAATSLQEAREAVVAIILEDVFGSARDLVLTHELYTLAARDASYRDLTTAWMARSRAALERWFDPETARALDALIEGLTIHLALDDTSRDRGEVALAVARITAADA encoded by the coding sequence ATGACGACCGCTGAACCCGGCACCCGTCGTGGGCGTCGCAACGACCCGGAGCGACGGGACCGCATCATCGACGCCTGCCTGGACGTGATCGCCGAGCACGGTGTCGCCGGGGCGTCCCACCGTCGCATCGCGGCCGCCGCCGGCGTTCCCCTGGGGTCGATGACCTATCACTTCGAGGGCATCGACAGCCTCCTGCACGACGCGTTCACGCGCTTCTCGACCTCCGTCAGCGAAGGCTTCGAGCGGCGCATGACCGCAGCGACGAGTCTCCAGGAAGCGCGGGAGGCGGTCGTCGCGATCATCCTCGAGGACGTGTTCGGCAGTGCGCGGGATCTCGTGCTCACCCATGAGCTGTACACCCTGGCTGCCCGCGACGCCTCCTATCGCGACCTCACGACTGCGTGGATGGCGCGCAGCCGCGCCGCGCTCGAGCGCTGGTTCGACCCCGAGACGGCGCGCGCCCTGGATGCGCTCATCGAGGGCCTCACCATCCACCTTGCCCTCGACGACACGTCGCGCGACCGCGGCGAGGTCGCGCTCGCGGTCGCCCGGATCACCGCCGCAGACGCCTGA
- a CDS encoding sugar O-acetyltransferase: MTRDEQRARILSGAVYDDLTAELVDARERAVLATNRYNASFGQSAEVREEILRGLLGHAGHGAFFEPTFRCEFGDTITVGENFYANFDCVMLDGGGITIGDDVLLGPRVRIYTTNHALDPAERAAGACVAGPVVIGDTVWIGGGVTINPGVTIGEGAVIGSGSVVTKDVPARTIAAGVPARPIRAITEADRTGYLDARGGRPLL, from the coding sequence ATGACCCGCGACGAGCAGCGCGCCAGGATCCTGTCCGGCGCGGTCTACGACGATCTCACCGCGGAGCTCGTCGACGCCCGCGAACGCGCCGTGCTGGCCACGAACCGGTACAACGCGAGCTTCGGGCAGAGCGCGGAGGTCCGCGAGGAGATCCTGCGCGGCCTGCTCGGGCATGCCGGGCACGGCGCGTTCTTCGAGCCCACCTTCCGCTGCGAGTTCGGCGACACCATCACGGTCGGCGAGAACTTCTACGCCAACTTCGACTGCGTCATGCTCGACGGCGGCGGCATCACGATCGGGGACGACGTCCTGCTCGGTCCCCGGGTCAGGATCTATACCACCAACCATGCCCTCGATCCGGCGGAGCGGGCGGCAGGAGCATGCGTCGCGGGGCCCGTCGTCATCGGCGACACGGTCTGGATCGGCGGCGGGGTCACGATCAATCCGGGCGTCACGATCGGCGAGGGCGCGGTGATCGGCTCCGGGAGCGTCGTGACGAAGGACGTGCCCGCACGGACCATCGCCGCGGGCGTCCCCGCGCGGCCGATCCGGGCCATCACCGAGGCCGACCGCACCGGCTACCTCGACGCGCGCGGCGGGCGCCCCCTCCTCTAG
- a CDS encoding Lrp/AsnC family transcriptional regulator, with product MDALNREILSLLQEDGRMSATDVARAVGLSLSSCHRRVKELEASGAIERYRAVVAPDAVGLRFEAIVFVMMNSSAPDVLEEFERAILELPDVVTGHRLFGDPDYMLRVLTRDLAAYQELYDRTLSALPGVQRLTSTIVMKRIGVEGTVPIP from the coding sequence ATGGACGCGTTGAACCGGGAAATCCTCTCCCTGCTGCAGGAGGACGGGCGGATGAGCGCCACCGATGTCGCCCGCGCGGTCGGCCTGAGCCTGTCCTCGTGCCACCGTCGGGTGAAGGAGCTCGAGGCGAGCGGTGCGATCGAGCGCTACCGCGCCGTGGTCGCGCCCGACGCGGTCGGCCTGAGGTTCGAGGCGATCGTGTTCGTCATGATGAACAGCTCCGCACCCGACGTCCTGGAGGAGTTCGAACGGGCGATCCTTGAGCTGCCCGACGTCGTCACCGGACACCGGCTGTTCGGCGATCCCGACTACATGCTGCGGGTCCTCACCCGTGACCTCGCCGCGTACCAGGAGCTCTACGACCGCACGCTCAGCGCCCTGCCGGGGGTGCAGCGACTCACCTCGACGATCGTCATGAAGCGGATCGGCGTCGAGGGCACCGTGCCGATCCCGTGA
- a CDS encoding DapH/DapD/GlmU-related protein, with protein sequence METDEFVARMDAGEPALPGTDLAQAMDDLANEAIALFMELNTRYTTPEERVDLMSRITGRPVPSSFRIFPSFTTDCGKNIRLGERVFLNSGCRFQDQGGITLGDDALIGHNVVIATLNHDLDPQTRATTVPRPVVIGERVWVGANATILPGVTIGDGAAVAAGAVITKDVPPRTVVGGVPARVIRTIEVQEARTSTSADPG encoded by the coding sequence ATGGAGACCGACGAGTTCGTGGCCCGGATGGACGCCGGGGAGCCCGCCCTGCCCGGCACCGACCTAGCCCAGGCGATGGACGACCTCGCGAACGAGGCGATCGCCCTGTTCATGGAGCTCAACACCCGGTACACGACGCCCGAGGAGCGCGTGGACCTCATGTCCCGGATCACGGGCCGCCCGGTCCCGTCGTCGTTCCGGATCTTCCCGTCCTTCACGACCGACTGCGGCAAGAACATCCGCCTCGGCGAGCGGGTCTTCCTCAACAGCGGCTGCCGGTTCCAGGACCAGGGCGGCATCACCCTCGGCGACGACGCCCTCATCGGGCACAACGTCGTGATCGCCACCCTCAACCACGATCTCGACCCTCAGACGCGTGCCACCACGGTGCCTCGCCCGGTCGTCATCGGCGAGCGGGTCTGGGTGGGCGCGAACGCGACGATCCTGCCCGGCGTCACGATCGGCGACGGAGCCGCCGTGGCGGCGGGGGCGGTGATCACGAAGGACGTGCCGCCGCGCACGGTCGTCGGCGGCGTCCCGGCGCGCGTCATCCGGACGATCGAGGTGCAGGAGGCGCGCACGAGCACGTCGGCCGATCCGGGCTAG
- a CDS encoding O-acetylhomoserine aminocarboxypropyltransferase/cysteine synthase family protein, with protein MGTQHVHAGWRAQDAHGAVVPPVYSSSAYAHPSHARLKALFARECDGFAYARSGNPTTRILEERVTALEGGAGAIAVASGQAATTIALCSLLAPGTHLVASERLYGGTTEFLDDTLADLSVATTTVDPWDLDAWAQAIRPETRVFLLESIANPGAELVDLDAVCALAHEHDIAVVVDSTLASPALYRPGDHGADLIVHSATKYLAGHGTTIAGLIVDTGRFDPRRRPERWPRLTAPNPRFGVTFADEYDQGCSGLLGYARAKYMTDFGATLPGQSAHTVLLGIETLDLRMERISAAAAELADWLREQDDVARVNHPSSPDRRDAEIAARDFPRGTSGVFSIDLEGGEGAVEAFCDALELFTLAVNLGDVRSLVCHPATTTHCHLTPAQRAACGVGDGTVRLTIGLEDLVDLREDLARGLRAARRVRAQGIVAV; from the coding sequence AGGCCCTGTTCGCCCGCGAGTGCGACGGCTTCGCCTACGCCCGGTCGGGCAACCCCACCACGCGCATCCTCGAGGAGCGGGTCACCGCCCTCGAGGGCGGAGCGGGCGCCATCGCCGTCGCGAGCGGCCAGGCCGCGACCACGATCGCCCTGTGCTCCCTGCTCGCGCCCGGCACCCACCTCGTCGCCTCCGAGCGCCTCTACGGCGGGACCACCGAGTTCCTCGACGACACGCTCGCCGACCTCTCCGTGGCCACGACCACCGTCGACCCGTGGGACCTCGACGCCTGGGCGCAGGCCATCCGGCCCGAGACCCGCGTGTTCCTGCTCGAGAGCATCGCCAACCCCGGGGCCGAGCTGGTCGACCTCGACGCCGTGTGCGCGCTGGCCCACGAGCACGACATCGCCGTGGTCGTCGACTCCACGCTCGCGAGCCCCGCGCTGTACCGCCCCGGCGACCACGGCGCGGACCTGATCGTGCACTCGGCGACGAAGTACCTGGCCGGCCACGGCACCACGATCGCGGGCCTCATCGTCGACACGGGGCGCTTCGACCCGCGCCGCCGGCCCGAGCGGTGGCCGCGCCTGACGGCACCCAACCCGCGCTTCGGGGTCACCTTCGCCGACGAGTACGACCAGGGCTGCTCGGGCCTGCTCGGATACGCGCGCGCCAAGTACATGACCGACTTCGGCGCGACCCTGCCGGGACAGAGCGCCCACACCGTGCTGCTGGGCATCGAGACCCTCGACCTGCGCATGGAGCGCATCAGCGCCGCCGCCGCCGAGCTCGCCGACTGGCTGCGCGAGCAGGACGACGTGGCCCGCGTGAACCATCCCTCGAGCCCTGATCGGCGCGACGCCGAGATCGCCGCGCGCGACTTCCCCCGCGGGACCTCCGGCGTGTTCTCGATCGACCTCGAGGGCGGGGAGGGCGCCGTCGAGGCGTTCTGCGACGCGCTCGAGCTGTTCACGCTCGCCGTGAACCTCGGGGACGTGCGCTCGCTCGTATGTCACCCGGCGACCACGACCCACTGCCACCTGACGCCCGCCCAGCGCGCGGCCTGCGGTGTCGGCGACGGCACCGTGCGCCTCACCATCGGGCTCGAGGACCTCGTGGACCTGCGCGAGGACCTCGCCCGCGGGCTGCGGGCGGCGCGGCGGGTGCGCGCCCAGGGGATCGTCGCCGTCTGA
- a CDS encoding MFS transporter, giving the protein MRATRPPRASQTDRRARGAVSALFLTNGALYANILPRYPEIKNALGLDNTAYGLAVIAFPIGAILAGLGAASVIRRLGSGAAAVAGTILTSLGLLTAGFAPNVWLFALCLLVGGGFDAITDVAQNAHGLRVQRRYGRSIINSFHAVWSIGAVLGGAMAAAAIALDVPIGVHLTISAALFSVVSLTALRFCLTGRDGERDEEAVADAEERGTALRSGISWRIVLTLVALVVIAMAGTIVEDAGFTWATLYLTSLDAPGAIAATGLIALVGAQFIGRLLGDGMVDRFGQRAVARAGGAIAAVGMGLALAVPTVPGSILGFAAAGFGVATLVPAAMNQADDLPGLRHGTGLTVVSWLMRLGFLLSPPVVGMVADAAGLRAGLLAIPLAGVAVILLAGVLQPRRMRDRPRAQDAG; this is encoded by the coding sequence ATGCGTGCCACTCGCCCACCTCGCGCCTCGCAGACCGATCGCCGCGCCCGCGGCGCCGTCTCGGCGCTGTTCCTCACCAACGGCGCCCTCTACGCGAACATCCTTCCCCGCTACCCCGAGATCAAGAATGCGCTCGGCCTCGACAACACCGCCTACGGCCTGGCCGTGATCGCCTTCCCGATCGGCGCGATCCTCGCCGGTCTCGGCGCGGCGTCCGTGATCCGCAGGCTCGGCTCCGGAGCCGCCGCCGTCGCCGGCACGATCCTGACGAGCCTCGGTCTGCTCACCGCCGGGTTCGCCCCGAACGTGTGGCTGTTCGCGCTGTGCCTGCTCGTCGGCGGCGGCTTCGACGCGATCACCGACGTCGCGCAGAACGCCCACGGCCTGCGCGTGCAGCGCCGCTACGGCCGCTCGATCATCAACTCGTTCCATGCCGTGTGGTCCATCGGCGCCGTGCTCGGCGGCGCGATGGCCGCGGCCGCGATCGCCCTGGACGTGCCCATCGGGGTGCATCTGACGATCTCCGCCGCCCTGTTCTCCGTCGTGTCCCTGACCGCGCTGCGGTTCTGCCTGACCGGGCGCGACGGCGAGCGGGACGAGGAGGCGGTCGCCGATGCCGAGGAGAGGGGTACGGCGCTCCGCTCCGGCATCTCGTGGCGGATCGTGCTCACGCTCGTCGCCCTCGTCGTCATCGCGATGGCCGGGACCATCGTCGAGGACGCCGGGTTCACGTGGGCGACCCTCTACCTGACCTCGCTCGACGCGCCGGGCGCGATCGCCGCGACAGGCCTGATCGCCCTCGTCGGCGCGCAGTTCATCGGCCGGCTCCTGGGGGACGGCATGGTCGACCGCTTCGGACAGCGGGCGGTCGCCCGCGCCGGCGGCGCGATCGCCGCCGTGGGCATGGGTCTCGCGCTCGCCGTGCCGACGGTCCCGGGCAGCATCCTCGGGTTCGCCGCCGCCGGCTTCGGGGTCGCCACTCTGGTCCCCGCCGCCATGAACCAGGCCGACGACCTGCCGGGGCTGCGTCACGGCACGGGGCTCACCGTCGTCTCGTGGCTCATGCGCCTGGGCTTCCTGCTGTCGCCGCCCGTGGTGGGCATGGTCGCCGACGCAGCCGGCCTCCGCGCGGGTCTGCTCGCGATCCCGCTCGCGGGCGTCGCCGTGATCTTGCTCGCCGGCGTGCTGCAGCCGCGCAGGATGCGCGACCGGCCCCGTGCACAGGACGCCGGCTGA
- a CDS encoding PIG-L deacetylase family protein, producing the protein MTEAQDATPTGGEERPDALPPLPEEGVRRVLCVVAHPDDLEYGASAAVSTWTRRGLEVTYLLLTAGEAGMADPPEVVAPLREREQRAACAAVGVSDLRILGEPDGMLEHGLDLRRAIARVVRQVRPDLVLTTNFDVEAYGGLNQADHRAAGLATVDAARDAANPWVFRDLVEEAWQARALLVAGSDRPTHAVIVDTEAVEAAVASLASHRAYLEHIGDHPAPEEFIPAILRDGGRVAGGEHAVVLRVYELAGLGAESADAGE; encoded by the coding sequence ATGACCGAGGCCCAGGATGCGACGCCCACGGGAGGAGAGGAGCGGCCCGACGCGCTCCCGCCCCTGCCCGAGGAGGGCGTCCGGCGTGTGCTGTGCGTGGTCGCCCACCCCGACGACCTCGAGTACGGGGCGTCCGCGGCGGTCTCGACGTGGACCCGCCGCGGCCTCGAGGTGACCTATCTGCTGCTGACCGCCGGCGAGGCCGGCATGGCCGATCCGCCCGAGGTGGTCGCCCCGTTGCGCGAGAGAGAGCAGAGGGCGGCATGCGCCGCAGTCGGGGTGAGCGACCTGCGGATCCTCGGTGAGCCCGACGGCATGCTCGAGCACGGGCTCGACCTGCGCCGCGCCATCGCCCGGGTGGTCCGCCAGGTGCGCCCGGACCTCGTGCTCACCACGAACTTCGACGTCGAGGCCTACGGCGGGCTCAACCAGGCCGACCACCGCGCAGCCGGGCTCGCGACGGTCGACGCGGCGCGCGACGCCGCGAACCCGTGGGTGTTCCGCGACCTCGTCGAGGAGGCATGGCAGGCGCGTGCCCTGCTCGTGGCGGGCTCCGACCGCCCGACCCACGCCGTGATCGTGGACACCGAGGCCGTCGAGGCGGCGGTCGCCTCCCTCGCCTCGCACCGGGCCTACCTCGAGCACATCGGCGACCATCCGGCCCCCGAGGAGTTCATCCCCGCGATCCTGCGCGACGGAGGACGGGTCGCGGGCGGCGAGCACGCCGTGGTGCTGCGGGTGTACGAGCTCGCGGGGCTCGGCGCCGAGAGCGCCGACGCGGGGGAGTGA
- a CDS encoding aminoglycoside N(3)-acetyltransferase, translated as MTSSSAPGSPGPVTTQRLVEDLHALGVPQGATVMVHTSLRSLGWVVGGAQAVLEALRETVGAEGTLVMPAQSWQLCDPAMLQQAPAAWWPTIRENLPLYDPATTPSQTMGAVAELFRTTPGALRSPHPHRSIAAAGPHARRITARHRLDSPAGEESPLSALVDLDAQILLLGVTAAKATVLHLAEHRASCPGQRTVPNGAALLVDGRREWVTWEELDVHDEDFEEVAAAFAADTGLVRTGHVGEAAARLLPARALVAFAAAWFGRHR; from the coding sequence ATGACCTCTTCCTCCGCACCCGGCTCCCCGGGCCCCGTCACCACGCAGCGTCTCGTCGAGGACCTGCACGCCCTGGGCGTGCCACAGGGCGCGACCGTCATGGTGCACACGTCGCTGCGATCCCTGGGATGGGTGGTCGGCGGGGCGCAGGCGGTGCTCGAGGCCCTGCGCGAGACCGTCGGCGCCGAGGGCACGCTCGTGATGCCCGCCCAGTCGTGGCAGCTGTGCGACCCCGCGATGCTGCAGCAGGCCCCGGCCGCCTGGTGGCCGACGATCCGCGAGAACCTCCCGCTGTACGACCCGGCCACCACCCCCAGCCAGACCATGGGCGCGGTCGCCGAGCTGTTCCGCACCACCCCCGGCGCCCTCCGCAGTCCGCACCCCCATCGCTCGATCGCGGCGGCGGGGCCGCATGCGCGGCGGATCACCGCCCGCCATCGGCTCGACTCCCCCGCCGGCGAGGAGTCCCCGCTGAGCGCGCTCGTCGACCTCGACGCACAGATCCTCCTGCTCGGCGTCACGGCGGCCAAGGCCACCGTGCTCCATCTCGCCGAGCACCGCGCGAGCTGCCCGGGGCAGCGGACCGTGCCCAACGGGGCGGCGCTGCTCGTCGACGGACGGCGCGAGTGGGTCACATGGGAGGAGCTCGACGTGCACGACGAGGACTTCGAGGAGGTCGCCGCGGCCTTCGCGGCCGACACGGGGCTCGTGCGGACGGGCCACGTGGGCGAGGCCGCCGCCCGGCTGCTGCCCGCCCGGGCGCTCGTGGCGTTCGCCGCCGCGTGGTTCGGCCGTCACCGCTGA
- a CDS encoding LysE family translocator has protein sequence MEWSLVGQFWAIALALALTPGADWAYAIASGLRARSAAPSVLGMACGYVVVVVAVAVGIGALMTACPVALTALTLAGAGYLILLGCGALLSRAEQLRASDRALGDDVAVQFARGAGVAIINPKGVLLLIALLPQFTSATGWPSAAQMLVLGGLHVLDITVIYFGVALGGRRLLSARPRASAAVTRVSGVLMILLGGGILVEQLVGML, from the coding sequence ATGGAGTGGTCACTGGTCGGGCAGTTCTGGGCGATCGCCCTCGCGCTCGCCCTCACCCCGGGCGCGGACTGGGCGTACGCGATCGCGTCGGGCCTGCGCGCGAGGTCGGCCGCGCCCTCGGTGCTCGGCATGGCCTGCGGCTACGTGGTCGTGGTCGTGGCGGTCGCGGTCGGCATCGGCGCGCTCATGACCGCCTGTCCGGTCGCGCTCACGGCTCTCACCCTCGCCGGGGCGGGTTACCTGATCCTGCTGGGCTGCGGCGCCCTGCTGAGCCGGGCCGAGCAGCTGCGGGCGAGCGATCGGGCGCTCGGGGACGACGTGGCCGTGCAGTTCGCGCGCGGGGCGGGCGTCGCGATCATCAACCCCAAGGGCGTGCTGCTGCTCATCGCGCTGCTGCCGCAGTTCACCTCGGCGACGGGCTGGCCGTCGGCGGCGCAGATGCTCGTGCTCGGCGGCCTGCACGTCCTCGACATCACCGTCATCTACTTCGGCGTGGCCCTCGGCGGCCGGCGACTGCTGAGCGCGCGGCCGCGGGCGAGCGCGGCGGTGACCCGAGTGTCCGGGGTGCTCATGATCCTGCTCGGCGGGGGCATCCTCGTCGAGCAGCTCGTCGGCATGCTCTGA
- a CDS encoding Fic family protein — translation MITDPAGPRLPVPPLGHREGTWHVPDDGLASRQARRRGTGTYRAAVPARIAGLDLSIPGEIAADAADAESALGRLDAHGASTLGPDHLGLGPMSSILLRTESASSSQIEDLTVGARQLALAELEESSSANARLVIGNVRAMEAALDLADRLDLEAVLAMQAALLSADPTHRREAGRLRTRLVWIGRHGSSPLGAVHVAPEAEDVPGAMEDLLAFIAREDLPVLLQAAIAHAQFETIHPFTDGNGRTGRALVHAMVHGKGLVSRTTAPISAGLLTDVEGYTHALTAYRAGDAAPIIGQFARAARYGAVTGRALVDDLARELAASRERLAGLRPQASGWALLPLLVGQPIVNASYVRAMLSTNAVTAQRALAQLSEAGVLTERTGRSRDRVWQHDGILRVLDAYAEQVRRA, via the coding sequence GTGATCACCGATCCCGCCGGTCCCCGCCTGCCCGTGCCCCCTCTCGGCCACCGCGAGGGGACGTGGCACGTGCCCGACGACGGCCTCGCCTCGCGCCAGGCCCGGCGCCGCGGCACCGGCACGTATCGGGCCGCCGTCCCCGCTCGGATCGCCGGCCTCGACCTGTCGATCCCGGGCGAGATCGCCGCCGACGCCGCCGACGCCGAGTCGGCGCTGGGCCGGCTGGACGCCCACGGCGCGTCGACCCTGGGCCCGGACCATCTGGGCCTGGGGCCCATGAGCTCGATCCTGCTGCGCACCGAGTCCGCGTCCTCGTCCCAGATCGAGGACCTCACGGTGGGGGCGCGTCAGCTCGCGCTCGCCGAGCTCGAGGAGTCCTCGAGCGCCAACGCCCGCCTCGTGATCGGCAACGTGCGGGCGATGGAGGCCGCCCTCGACCTCGCCGACCGGCTCGACCTCGAGGCGGTGCTCGCGATGCAGGCGGCACTGCTCTCGGCGGATCCCACGCACCGCCGCGAGGCCGGGCGTCTGCGCACCCGTCTGGTCTGGATCGGGCGCCACGGCTCGAGCCCGCTCGGGGCGGTGCACGTGGCGCCGGAGGCCGAGGACGTGCCCGGGGCGATGGAGGACCTGCTGGCCTTCATCGCCCGCGAGGACCTGCCGGTCCTGCTGCAGGCGGCGATCGCGCACGCCCAGTTCGAGACCATCCATCCCTTCACGGACGGCAACGGCCGCACCGGGCGCGCCCTCGTCCACGCGATGGTGCACGGCAAGGGGCTTGTGTCCCGTACGACGGCGCCGATCTCGGCCGGTCTGCTGACCGACGTCGAGGGGTACACGCACGCCCTCACGGCGTATCGGGCCGGCGACGCCGCCCCGATCATCGGGCAGTTCGCCCGGGCCGCCCGCTACGGCGCGGTGACCGGGAGGGCGCTCGTCGACGATCTCGCCCGCGAGCTCGCGGCCTCCCGGGAGCGCCTCGCCGGGCTGCGCCCGCAGGCGAGCGGGTGGGCGCTGCTCCCCCTCCTGGTGGGCCAGCCGATCGTCAACGCCTCCTACGTGCGCGCGATGCTGTCGACGAACGCGGTGACGGCACAGCGCGCCCTCGCGCAGCTGAGCGAGGCCGGCGTTCTCACCGAGCGCACGGGGAGGTCCCGCGACCGTGTCTGGCAGCACGACGGGATCCTGCGCGTGCTCGACGCCTACGCGGAGCAGGTGCGCCGCGCCTGA
- a CDS encoding sugar O-acetyltransferase has translation MIDYFAGDTRTNRERMLAGDLYIADDPENGRLARRAVELTDLYERLETTGTGNGREVMAQLLGSVGEDAYIKPPLFVDYGENISIGARTFANYNLTALDVAAITIGADCQIGPNVQLLTPTHPLAPQPRRDKLEAAKPITIGDNVWLGGGVIVCPGVTIGDNTVIGAGSVVTKDIPADVVAVGNPARVIRTLGESDDDR, from the coding sequence ATGATCGACTACTTCGCGGGGGACACGCGTACGAACCGGGAACGCATGCTCGCCGGAGACCTCTATATCGCCGACGATCCGGAGAACGGCCGTCTCGCCCGACGCGCCGTCGAACTCACCGACCTCTACGAGCGCCTGGAGACCACGGGGACGGGCAACGGCCGCGAGGTGATGGCGCAGCTGCTGGGCTCGGTCGGCGAGGACGCGTACATCAAGCCGCCGCTGTTCGTGGACTATGGCGAGAACATCTCGATCGGGGCTCGCACCTTCGCCAACTACAACCTCACCGCGCTCGACGTCGCCGCGATCACGATCGGTGCGGACTGCCAGATCGGCCCCAACGTCCAGCTCCTGACGCCCACCCATCCGCTCGCCCCTCAGCCGCGTCGGGACAAGCTCGAGGCGGCGAAACCGATCACGATCGGCGACAACGTATGGCTCGGCGGCGGCGTGATCGTGTGCCCCGGCGTCACGATCGGCGACAACACGGTGATCGGCGCTGGGTCCGTCGTCACCAAGGACATTCCCGCGGACGTCGTCGCCGTGGGCAACCCCGCCCGCGTGATCCGCACCCTCGGAGAGAGCGATGACGACCGCTGA
- a CDS encoding TetR/AcrR family transcriptional regulator encodes MGARGKRTSGQVDPGRRDRIIEAALDVIAAQGVAGTSHRKVAAAAQVPLGSMTYYFTGMEQLLHDAFSRFAERGADAFDDRLSQAEDAAQVLDLVTRAIIGQTGHDDLVLTHELSTLAARDATFRDITERWMARTRASFERRLDPLTARLLDALMEGLSIHQALDREPAAVADVREGIRRIVQP; translated from the coding sequence GTGGGAGCCAGGGGCAAGAGGACGAGCGGACAGGTCGACCCCGGCCGGCGCGACAGGATCATCGAGGCGGCGCTCGACGTGATCGCCGCCCAGGGTGTCGCCGGCACCTCGCATCGCAAGGTCGCCGCGGCGGCGCAGGTCCCGCTCGGATCCATGACGTACTACTTCACCGGCATGGAGCAGCTCCTCCACGACGCGTTCAGCCGCTTTGCCGAGCGCGGCGCCGACGCCTTCGACGACCGGCTCTCGCAGGCCGAGGACGCGGCCCAGGTGCTCGACCTCGTCACGCGCGCGATCATCGGGCAGACGGGTCACGACGACCTCGTCCTGACCCACGAGCTCTCCACGCTCGCAGCTCGGGACGCGACCTTCCGGGACATCACCGAGCGCTGGATGGCCCGCACCCGGGCATCGTTCGAGCGTCGTCTCGACCCGCTCACCGCCCGCCTGCTCGACGCCCTCATGGAGGGGCTCAGCATCCATCAGGCCCTTGATCGGGAACCTGCGGCCGTCGCCGACGTCCGTGAGGGAATCCGTCGCATCGTCCAGCCCTGA